NNNNNNNNNNNNNNNNNNNNNNNNNNNNNNNNNNNNNNNNNNNNNNNNNNNNNNNNNNNNNNNNNNNNNNNNNNNNNNNNNNNNNNNNNNNNNNNNNNNNNNNNNNNNNNNNNNNNNNNNNNNNNNNNNNNNNNNNNNNNNNNNNNNNNNNNNNNNNNNNNNNNNNNNNNNNNNNNNNNNNNNNNNNNNNNNNNNNNNNNNNNNNNNNNNNNNNNNNNNNNNNNNNNNNNNNNNNNNNNNNNNNNNNNNNNNNNNNNNNNNNNNNNNNNNNNNNNNNNNNNNNNNNNNNNNNNNNNNNNNNNNNNNNNNNNNNNNNNNNNNNNNNNNNNNNNNGAGGAGGACCGAGACGGGGGGAGGGCAGGGGGgcgctccgccgcctcgggggGCGGCAGGagcgcggggggagggggaggggggcggggggCGCGCGCTAAAGCATGCCACTTTGCACGTCCACATTTTTGCTTGTCGCTTGGTCTGAAATGGTACGAGGCTACCACACGAGTGAATCCAGGATAAAGTCAGAGAGAATAACGAAGATGTAAAGAAGCGACAATTCAGAGTCTGGACTAATAAGAGTACTGAATACTACGTATGAGCTGAGACCTTTTTTGCCTGGTATGCGTTCATTTTGTTGACACTGCATGCAAACCGAAGGAAAATAATGGTGCCAAAATGGCAAAATGTATTCCAAATGGCAGGCTCCGATCATATTCCGGTGGCCATTCTTCTACATCAAGTACCGCTACTGTTAACAGCACCTGCACTGAACCACTGACAGATGGCGAAATTTGACTTGCCTTCACTAAACCACCGACAAATGGCGAGATTTGACTTGCCTTCGTGCTTCTAGAAACTCACGTGTAAAAGgaaaacatacacacacacacgttACGACTTGTCAGGGGCTGCACCTTCTTCTAATCGCATCACTGTGTCCCCTTCAAATGCCATCTTTTCAACCAGCATGTAAATCAGGCATGTGAAACATCAATCTGTTCATCTTTTCAGCCTAAAAAGTGTCAGTCTAACAAGTGACAGCGACTCTACAAACCATTCCAAATTTCAGCGCAAAAAGAAGGAAACAGTTACATAGATGCAAGAATATCTCATTGGTCGTGTAAGTATTTAGATGAACAAATCAAAACTACTACGTGCATTACATTACATGGGGCGATCAAATTCAAGTGTGCACTGGCGCCAAATTCGCCTTGTAGAAGCTTTTCCTCCTGAAGAGATCCCCGAACTTGCGAAGGATCGGCCGCTTCTTCTTGCCGTTCATGGAGTGCTCCATGCCCACGTAGTGGCTCTCGTCGATGTGGTCGAACTCGTCGTCGTCGTAGTCGTCCATGGCCGCGTCCGCCGCCGCGGACTTGAGGTCGGCCATGTTGCTGAGCGACGCGAACATCCGGTCCTTGGGGTTCAGGCTCCCCATCCTCGCCGACTGCGAGTAGCCCACGCCTTTGAACTTGGCCGGCTCGCCGATCGAGTAGCTCCGCCCGCTCGGCGTCCTGGGCTTCTCCGCCATCCAGCGCCGCGACCCCGTCTCCGGCGTCCCCTTGGCGCTGGCGACGAGGCGCCCGTTGGGCAGGTGCCGCTGGTCAAAGCCGCACTCCGGCGCCACGGGCGCGGTCGTGGCCGAGGACACGGGAGTGCTGCACGCCGTCGTCGTCGTGGCGGCGAGCAGGCTGTTGAGCTCCTTGAGGCTGCCCTGCGCGGCGGCCTCGCTGACCTTGATGCACTCGTGCTCCTGCCGGAGGTTCTGCAGCGCGCCCTCCTTCTCGGCGACGACGTCGTTGAGCCGCGCGTTCTCGACCCGGGCGAGCTCCAGCGACTCCTTGACGACGTTGGCCTCGCCGACGGCCTGCTTGAGGATGTCGCGGAGGCGGGCGTTCTCGTCGCGGATCACGCGCTGCGACTCCACCAGCTTGGTGTTCTCCTGCCGGGCCAGGTTCACCTCCTCCTCGGCGGCGCGCACGCACTCGAGGAAGACGCGCTCCTTGTCGCCCCACGCGGCCGCCGACTCCTCGGCCTCGAGCCTGCACCGGTGCTGCTCCCGCAGCCGCGtctcggcggcggcgagctccccGCGCAGCCGCGCGGCCTCGGCATTGGCGGCCTCCAGCTCCGCCTGCGTGTCGGAGAGCCAGCGCTTGACCtgcttggcctccatggtgacgtcGGAGAGCGCGAGGGACAGGTCGTCCAGCGCCTTCCGGCTCCTCTCCTCCCCCTGCATGGCCGCCCGGAGGTCGGCGCGCAGGGCCCTGATCTCCTCGTCGGCGCCGCCGAACATGAGGTCCTTGACGCTCCGCTGGTCCATGACGCCGCGCCGGGCCTCGAGGCTCCGGTTGCTCTGCTGCAGCGTGGCCATCTCCAGCTTGGCCTCCTCGAGGCTGATCTTGGTCTGCTCCAGCTGCTTGGTCTGGTATATGAGCGACTCGAGCATCTTGCGCTCCGACTCCTTGGCCCTCTCCACCTCCCGCTCCAGAAGCTGCACCTTCTCGGCGCCGCCCCTTCCGTCGTCCTTCCTCATAAGCTCGTCGAGCTCCCGCACCGCCCGCGCCTTGTCCTCCCGCTCTGTCCTCAGCTCCTCCTCGAGCTGCACCACCCGATAATTCTCACCCCGCTCCTTCTTGAGCTCttcctccagctgcgccacccgcTGCTgcgccggcgtcggcgtcggcatcgtgCCTCCGCCGCCGGTGACGCCGCGACGTTTCTGCCGGCCGGACAGTAAACCAAGAACCACCGTTAAAACGGAGCACAAATAAAGCTGGCGATCGGCAAATGCTTCCAAGGTAACGTAAGGGAGAAATGAATTGGCGACAGCCGGTACCCACGTACCTCCGGGGAGGGGGGCGCCTTGGAGCTGCCGGCGGTGGAGCGGCTCCGGTGGAACCGAGGGGACGGCTTGGAGGGGGAGGAGAGTGTAACGGACGAAGACGCCCTGAGCCCCGCCTCGAAGGACCCGGATCTGCACGGCGGAGAATCCCAGCTCATCGAAATGGAATCGCGAAACTTACTAAATACTGGTCAAACAATAAAAGAAGAGAGCGTTGCGCAAAAGAAGGATCTTATtgaggcggcgagggaggggcgcgCATGGCCGCCGAGTGGAGTGGCCAGCGGT
This region of Triticum aestivum cultivar Chinese Spring chromosome 2D, IWGSC CS RefSeq v2.1, whole genome shotgun sequence genomic DNA includes:
- the LOC123053465 gene encoding trichohyalin isoform X2 is translated as MLSSMPRSGSFEAGLRASSSVTLSSPSKPSPRFHRSRSTAGSSKAPPSPEKRRGVTGGGGTMPTPTPAQQRVAQLEEELKKERGENYRVVQLEEELRTEREDKARAVRELDELMRKDDGRGGAEKVQLLEREVERAKESERKMLESLIYQTKQLEQTKISLEEAKLEMATLQQSNRSLEARRGVMDQRSVKDLMFGGADEEIRALRADLRAAMQGEERSRKALDDLSLALSDVTMEAKQVKRWLSDTQAELEAANAEAARLRGELAAAETRLREQHRCRLEAEESAAAWGDKERVFLECVRAAEEEVNLARQENTKLVESQRVIRDENARLRDILKQAVGEANVVKESLELARVENARLNDVVAEKEGALQNLRQEHECIKVSEAAAQGSLKELNSLLAATTTTACSTPVSSATTAPVAPECGFDQRHLPNGRLVASAKGTPETGSRRWMAEKPRTPSGRSYSIGEPAKFKGVGYSQSARMGSLNPKDRMFASLSNMADLKSAAADAAMDDYDDDEFDHIDESHYVGMEHSMNGKKKRPILRKFGDLFRRKSFYKANLAPVHT
- the LOC123053465 gene encoding trichohyalin isoform X1, producing the protein MSWDSPPCRSGSFEAGLRASSSVTLSSPSKPSPRFHRSRSTAGSSKAPPSPEKRRGVTGGGGTMPTPTPAQQRVAQLEEELKKERGENYRVVQLEEELRTEREDKARAVRELDELMRKDDGRGGAEKVQLLEREVERAKESERKMLESLIYQTKQLEQTKISLEEAKLEMATLQQSNRSLEARRGVMDQRSVKDLMFGGADEEIRALRADLRAAMQGEERSRKALDDLSLALSDVTMEAKQVKRWLSDTQAELEAANAEAARLRGELAAAETRLREQHRCRLEAEESAAAWGDKERVFLECVRAAEEEVNLARQENTKLVESQRVIRDENARLRDILKQAVGEANVVKESLELARVENARLNDVVAEKEGALQNLRQEHECIKVSEAAAQGSLKELNSLLAATTTTACSTPVSSATTAPVAPECGFDQRHLPNGRLVASAKGTPETGSRRWMAEKPRTPSGRSYSIGEPAKFKGVGYSQSARMGSLNPKDRMFASLSNMADLKSAAADAAMDDYDDDEFDHIDESHYVGMEHSMNGKKKRPILRKFGDLFRRKSFYKANLAPVHT